A region of Paucidesulfovibrio gracilis DSM 16080 DNA encodes the following proteins:
- a CDS encoding ketoacyl-ACP synthase III codes for MIGIVDIGVSYGDVVIDNLRRAQTFDRPEDFIRDKIGFTELRRKQPETETSDLCVAAFENLCERTPIDPESVECIVVVTQTPDGHGLPHTSSIVQGKLGLHGAAAFDVSLGCSGYVHGLSILNAFMQANGMRCGLLFTADPYSKVLDSEDVVTELLFGDGATCTLIGTDPLYQLGHCLFENDGTKHQLLSVEKTGRLQMDGRSIFNFSLGTVPRQIKKCLEQNQLTPADVDLFVLHQASRYIVENMAKRLGVPAEKVPFALARIGNTVSSTIPMTLQPRLQEKQRTILISGFGVGLSWGTTVLKRCSA; via the coding sequence ATGATCGGAATTGTTGACATAGGGGTCTCCTATGGTGACGTTGTTATCGACAATCTTCGTCGCGCCCAGACCTTTGACCGTCCCGAGGATTTCATTCGGGACAAAATCGGGTTTACCGAGTTGCGGCGGAAACAGCCGGAAACCGAAACATCGGATTTGTGTGTCGCCGCCTTTGAAAACCTTTGCGAGCGCACGCCCATAGATCCCGAATCCGTGGAATGCATCGTCGTGGTGACACAAACCCCGGACGGACACGGATTGCCGCATACCTCTTCCATCGTACAGGGCAAGCTTGGACTTCACGGAGCCGCCGCCTTTGACGTTTCCCTGGGGTGCTCCGGCTATGTCCACGGACTTTCCATTCTCAACGCTTTCATGCAGGCCAACGGCATGCGTTGCGGGCTGTTGTTTACAGCGGATCCTTACTCCAAGGTACTGGATAGCGAAGACGTGGTGACGGAACTTTTGTTCGGCGACGGAGCAACCTGTACCTTGATCGGGACGGACCCGTTGTATCAGCTCGGTCATTGCCTTTTTGAAAACGACGGAACCAAACACCAGCTCCTTTCCGTCGAAAAAACAGGCCGACTGCAAATGGACGGCCGGAGTATTTTTAATTTCAGCTTGGGAACCGTTCCCCGACAAATAAAAAAATGCCTGGAACAAAACCAGCTTACGCCCGCAGACGTTGACCTTTTCGTGCTGCATCAGGCTTCCAGGTACATCGTGGAAAACATGGCCAAACGACTGGGGGTTCCCGCGGAAAAGGTTCCCTTTGCCTTGGCCCGCATCGGGAATACGGTTTCTTCCACCATTCCCATGACGCTGCAGCCGCGGCTGCAAGAAAAACAACGTACTATCCTCATCTCGGGATTCGGGGTCGGGCTTTCCTGGGGAACAACGGTGTTGAAGCGTTGCTCCGCATAA